A genome region from Ctenopharyngodon idella isolate HZGC_01 chromosome 5, HZGC01, whole genome shotgun sequence includes the following:
- the chrne gene encoding acetylcholine receptor subunit epsilon → MAMADRFGRTCVFAFALVVTVLQVSGNEERQLIADKFKNYNKNIRPARNTDEKVKVQVKLTLTNLISLNEKEETLTTNVWIEIQWHDYRLAWNKSEYHGIDLIRVPYNTVWLPDIVLENNIDGKFDVAYYANVLISSDGSMYWLPPAIYRSTCTIEITYFPFDWQNCTLVFRSQTYSANEIDMVLAEDTETGKPIEWVDIDPEAFTENGEWAIKHRPARKLTNHRYSPDDLEYQEVYFNLIIQRKPLFYIINIILPCSLISSLVVLAFFLPAKAGGQKLTVSISVLLAQTVFLFLIAQKIPETSLSVPLIGKYLIFVMCMTTLIVTNCIIVLNFSLRSPSTHNMSQAIKHIFLVVVPRFLGMASFVDEEEPGGGTHEMRERRRSSFGLMQRAEEYVLKQPRSEMMFDKQRERHGLMRSIVDEIDVSSTANLYKSLAKTAPEIKECVDACNFIAESTKQQNDIGSEMESWVLIGKMIDKLCFWAAITLFSVGTVAIFLMGHFNQAPEYPFPWENKKYLPE, encoded by the exons ATGGCCATGGCCGACCGGTTCGGCAGGACGTGTGTATTTGCGTTTGCGCTCGTGGTCACTGTATTACAAG TCAGTGGAAATGAGGAGAGGCAGTTGATTGCAGATAAGTTTAAGaactacaataaaaatattcGACCAGCAAGAAACACTGATGAAAAAGTGAAGGTTCAGGTCAAGTTAACCCTCACCAACCTCATCTCTTTG AATGAAAAAGAGGAGACTCTCACTACAAATGTTTGGATTGAGATT CAATGGCATGATTACCGTCTTGCATGGaataaatctgaatatcatGGCATTGATCTGATCCGTGTGCCATACAACACTGTGTGGCTACCAGATATAGTTTTGGAAAACAA CATTGACGGCAAGTTTGATGTGGCATACTATGCCAATGTGCTGATTTCGAGTGACGGCTCCATGTACTGGCTTCCCCCTGCCATCTACCGCAGTACCTGTACCATTGAGATCACCTACTTCCCTTTCGACTGGCAGAACTGCACACTAGTCTTCAG GTCTCAGACATACAGTGCAAATGAAATTGATATGGTATTGGCAGAAGATACCGAAACAGGGAAGCCTATTGAGTGGGTGGACATCGACCCTGAGGCCTTCACAG AAAACGGGGAGTGGGCAATCAAGCACCGGCCCGCACGTAAGCTGACGAACCATCGTTACTCCCCTGATGACCTGGAGTACCAGGAGGTGTATTTCAATCTCATCATCCAGCGGAAACCACTCTTCTACATCATCAACATCATCCTGCCCTGCTCTCTCATCTCCTCTCTGGTTGTTCTGGCCTTTTTTCTACCTGCAAAAG CTGGAGGGCAGAAGTTGACTGTGTCCATTTCTGTACTGTTGGCTCAGACTGTGTTTCTCTTCCTGATTGCTCAGAAGATTCCAGAAACGTCACTTTCCGTGCCTCTTATTGGCAA GTATTTAATCTTTGTCATGTGTATGACCACATTGATAGTGACCAACTGCATTATTGTCCTCAACTTCTCCCTCCGCAGTCCTAGTACACACAACATGTCACAGGCCATCAAACAT aTTTTCCTCGTGGTGGTCCCTCGTTTCCTCGGCATGGCATCATTTGTGGATGAGGAGGAGCCAGGTGGTGGGACGCATGAAATGAGGGAGAGGCGCCGCAGTTCATTTGGGCTGATGCAGAGGGCAGAGGAATATGTTTTGAAACAGCCACGCAGTGAGATGATGTTCGATAAACAAAGAGAGAGACATGGACTCATGCGCTCAATTG TGGATGAAATTGATGTGAGCAGTACGGCAAACCTCTACAAGAGTCTGGCAAAGACAGCACCTGAAATAAAAGAGTGTGTGGATGCCTGTAACTTCATTGCTGAATCCACCAAGCAGCAGAATGACATCGGAtct gagaTGGAGAGTTGGGTGCTGATTGGAAAGATGATTGACAAGCTTTGTTTCTGGGCAGCCATCACGCTATTCTCTGTTGGAACAGTGGCCATCTTCCTCATGGGTCACTTCAACCAGGCACCCGAGTACCCATTTCCTTGGGAGAACAAAAAGTACTTACCTGAGTAG